The Corynebacterium sphenisci DSM 44792 genome includes the window GGAGGCCTACGCCCCGGTCACCCTCACCGCCGGCGGGGCCCGGGTGGCGCTGCTCGCCGGCAACGACCTCCTCGAGGAGACCACGCAGCACCACACCGCCGGGGCGTCCACCCCGGGCATCGCGGCGACCCGCACCGCGGAGGGCCGGCGGCGCCTCGCCGAGGCGGTGACCGCGGCGAAGGGCACCCACGACCTGGTGGTGGTGATGATGCACGGCGGGGTCGAGGGCACGCACTGCCCCGGGGAGCACCTCATCGACACCGTCGACGCGCTCGCCGCCGCCGGGGCGGACGCGGTGATCTCCGCGCACAACCACCGGGTCGCCGGCCGCGGCTGGGTGGGCGACACCTACGTGCACTACGGGCTCGGCAACTTCGTCTACTACCTCAACCGCGGCGAGGCCGGGCACACCGGGGTGCTCACCCTGGACGTCGAGATCCCCGCCGGCGACGCCCCCGCCGCCGAGCGGGACCGGCCCCGGGTCACCGGCGCGCGGTGGACCCCGATGCTGGTCGGCGGCGACGGGATCCCGCGGCCGGCGGACGCCGCCACCACCGAAGACCTGGCCGCGCTCGCCGACTCCTACCGGGAGTGCACCCCGGCCGCGGCGGACCACGCCGGCTGAGCCGGCCACGACCCGGCGCCGGCGGGGAACATCGGGGCCGCCCGGCGCGTCCCAGCGGCGACCCCGGCACCGGGCCGGGGCCGCCGACAGGAGATCCCGCGATGCCCCTCCCCGCCCCGACCCCGCCGCACCGCATGCGCGGCGCCGCCGCGCTGCTCGCCGCCGGCCTGACCGCGCTGACCGCCGGGTGCGCGACCCCGCCCGCGGCGCCGGATCCGGTCGCGGATACGGCGCAGATGACGCCGGATCCGGCGGCCGCGGCGATCGCCCCGGTGCCCGGGCAGCTCGCCGAGGAGCTCGACGCGGAGACCGCCACCGGGATCTACAACCGGCTGCAGGCCGCGCTGCGCGAGGGCGACCCGGCCGCCGGGCTGCTCGCCGACCGGGCCTTCCTGGCGGCCACCGCCGCCCGCTTCGACGTGGCCGGCCCCGCGGAGCTCGCGCCCATCCTGGACACCGCCTCCCGGTCGGTGGGCGCCTATGAGCTGCACGATCCGCATCTCGCCGGGCTCCGGCCCACCGCCGGCGGGATGATTATGGACGCCGACTACACGCTGCTGGACAGCACCGACCCCACCGACCAGAGGCGCGGCGAATGCTCCCGCAGCTACCGGCTGGCCCGCCTCCCCCTCGGCGGGGGATCGGATGCCCCGGCCTGGAAGATCGTCGCCCTGGATCGCGACGGCTGCGAACCCGCCCGGTACCTGCTCGTCCCCTGACCCGCCGAAGGAGCCCCCATGCGCCCGCGTACCCGCATCCGCCGCCTGATCCCCGCCCGCCTCCGCCGCCCGGCCGCGGCGGCCCTGGCCGCGGCCCTGCTCGCCCTGCCCGCCGGGCCGGCCGCCGCGGAGCCCCAGGTCGACCTGCGCGACTACGGCAGCATCGCCCCGGGCACCATGTTCTACAACCTGGATCGGGCCGATGGGCGCACCATCTGCACCTTCGGCTTCCAGGTGCTCTCCCACGCGGATCCCGGGCTGGACTTCGCCACCGCCGGGCACTGCGGCGACCCGGGCGACCGGATCGGGATCCTGCACGGGGATCGGAAAATCGAGGTCGGCCACGTCCGTTACGCCAACCCGGGCGACGCCGCCGCCCACGGCGATATCGGGGTGGTCCGGATCACCGATCCGGCCATCCCCTATGAGCGCACCATCGCGGTGCTCAACGTCGCCCCGGACCCGGTGCCGGGGGATGCGGCGTGGCTGCGGGCGCACCGGCCCACCGTGTGCAAGGTCGGGGTGAAGACGGGG containing:
- a CDS encoding CapA family protein, with amino-acid sequence MPPTPGRPPRALAAAAAGLLALGGCAGGGPDAAATADPAPARALTMAFGGDVMFEAHLAPLAEDPDSLAELAGTLGAADLSVVNLETAVTRGGGAPIPGKPFTFRTGPGALDALAGAGVDAVSLANNHAADHGAAGLAETLAIREDSPIPMAGIGRDAAEAYAPVTLTAGGARVALLAGNDLLEETTQHHTAGASTPGIAATRTAEGRRRLAEAVTAAKGTHDLVVVMMHGGVEGTHCPGEHLIDTVDALAAAGADAVISAHNHRVAGRGWVGDTYVHYGLGNFVYYLNRGEAGHTGVLTLDVEIPAGDAPAAERDRPRVTGARWTPMLVGGDGIPRPADAATTEDLAALADSYRECTPAAADHAG
- a CDS encoding serine protease — encoded protein: MRPRTRIRRLIPARLRRPAAAALAAALLALPAGPAAAEPQVDLRDYGSIAPGTMFYNLDRADGRTICTFGFQVLSHADPGLDFATAGHCGDPGDRIGILHGDRKIEVGHVRYANPGDAAAHGDIGVVRITDPAIPYERTIAVLNVAPDPVPGDAAWLRAHRPTVCKVGVKTGLGCGPWHRRNGSFDDYRMLSIKGDSGSPVFLVTNSGAALPVGILTGSPTDLGEEYMRFTHLEELAEAGWEVIA